Proteins encoded by one window of Mesorhizobium sp. INR15:
- a CDS encoding glutathione S-transferase family protein, translating into MYKLYTRPGSGGFVVEAALALANAPFDQIDVPRSDQPDPAFLAISPLNQVPVLTLPDGRSMTESAAICILLAEQHPDAGLAPAVDEPARIDFLRWMAFMSSVLYPAILRLYYAHRYTTDADGTEAVKQAALAEMDRGFAVLDNALRGRDWLVGDSLSLADIYLVMLVAWHPDPEKARAAWPDIERLWAELRAHPLMKKLNASHEMWPA; encoded by the coding sequence ATGTACAAGCTCTATACCCGCCCGGGCAGTGGCGGCTTCGTCGTCGAGGCGGCACTTGCCCTGGCCAACGCGCCTTTCGACCAGATCGACGTGCCCAGGTCGGACCAGCCCGATCCGGCCTTTCTTGCCATCAGCCCGCTGAACCAGGTTCCGGTGCTGACCTTGCCGGATGGCCGTTCGATGACCGAATCGGCGGCGATCTGCATCCTGCTTGCCGAACAGCATCCCGATGCCGGCCTGGCACCGGCTGTCGACGAGCCGGCCCGCATCGACTTCCTACGCTGGATGGCCTTCATGTCGTCGGTGCTCTATCCCGCCATCCTGCGGCTCTACTATGCCCATCGCTACACCACCGATGCCGATGGCACCGAGGCGGTGAAGCAGGCCGCGCTTGCCGAAATGGACCGCGGCTTCGCGGTTCTGGACAATGCACTGAGGGGCCGTGACTGGCTTGTCGGCGACAGCCTGTCCTTGGCCGACATCTATCTCGTCATGCTGGTGGCCTGGCATCCCGACCCCGAAAAAGCACGGGCGGCCTGGCCTGATATCGAACGGCTGTGGGCCGAGCTGCGCGCGCATCCCTTGATGAAGAAGCTCAACGCGTCGCACGAGATGTGGCCGGCCTGA
- a CDS encoding RNA polymerase sigma factor has product MISRPDAVRAAAEAAARQSYGKLVAYLAARTRDVASAEDALADAFAAALERWPQTGVPEKPEAWLLAVARRRRVDAVRRRLTSEAGQGHLKLIAEEMETHMVDEDLPDERLRLMFACAHPAIEAGVRAPLILQTVLGFDAATIASAFLVSPATMGQRLVRAKTRIRETGIPFRVPERAELGERLDAVLEAIYAAFAEGWSDPAGTETRRRNLATEGIWLGRLVASLLPDEPEALGLLALMLFAEARRPARRDAAGDYVPLAEQDCALWDDALIDEAEALLGHAATKGVIGRYQLEAAVQSAHAARRRTGLTDWAAIRSLYDALSMIAGSPIVAINRAVAVAETDGAGPGLAALDELSDDKRLADYQPYWAARAGLLARLGRTADAAEAYDRAIGLERDPAVRRFLQARRAALVKN; this is encoded by the coding sequence ATGATCAGCCGGCCGGATGCAGTGCGGGCGGCAGCGGAAGCCGCCGCCCGGCAAAGCTACGGCAAGCTGGTTGCCTATCTCGCCGCGCGCACACGTGACGTGGCTTCGGCGGAGGACGCGCTGGCCGATGCCTTTGCTGCCGCGCTCGAGCGCTGGCCCCAGACCGGCGTGCCCGAGAAACCGGAAGCATGGCTGCTTGCGGTGGCGCGGCGGCGCCGCGTCGACGCGGTGCGGCGGCGGCTGACCAGTGAAGCCGGCCAGGGCCACCTCAAGCTCATCGCCGAGGAGATGGAGACACACATGGTCGACGAAGACCTGCCCGACGAACGGCTGCGGCTGATGTTTGCCTGTGCCCATCCGGCGATCGAGGCCGGAGTGCGCGCGCCATTGATCCTGCAGACGGTGCTCGGTTTCGACGCCGCGACGATCGCGTCCGCCTTCCTGGTTTCGCCGGCCACCATGGGCCAACGCCTGGTGCGCGCCAAAACCCGGATCCGCGAGACCGGCATTCCATTTCGCGTTCCCGAGAGAGCCGAGCTGGGCGAGCGGCTGGACGCGGTACTGGAGGCAATCTATGCGGCCTTCGCCGAGGGTTGGTCCGACCCTGCCGGCACCGAGACGAGGCGCCGCAATCTGGCGACGGAAGGCATCTGGCTTGGCCGGCTGGTCGCCTCGCTGTTGCCTGACGAACCGGAGGCGCTTGGGCTGCTTGCGCTGATGCTGTTTGCCGAGGCGCGACGGCCGGCCCGCCGCGATGCCGCCGGCGACTATGTGCCGCTGGCCGAGCAGGATTGCGCCTTGTGGGACGATGCCTTGATCGATGAAGCCGAGGCCCTGCTCGGCCACGCCGCGACCAAAGGCGTTATCGGCCGCTACCAGCTGGAGGCGGCGGTGCAATCCGCGCATGCCGCCCGGCGGCGCACCGGCCTGACCGACTGGGCCGCCATCAGGAGTCTCTATGATGCACTGTCGATGATTGCCGGTTCGCCTATCGTGGCGATCAACCGCGCCGTGGCGGTCGCCGAGACCGACGGCGCAGGACCGGGTCTTGCCGCACTCGACGAACTCAGCGACGACAAGCGGCTTGCCGATTATCAGCCCTATTGGGCGGCCCGCGCGGGTCTGCTCGCCAGGCTCGGCAGGACAGCGGATGCCGCCGAGGCCTATGATCGGGCAATCGGCCTCGAGCGGGATCCGGCGGTGCGGCGCTTCCTGCAGGCAAGACGCGCGGCGCTCGTCAAAAACTGA
- a CDS encoding YciI family protein, with product MQYLLLIYGNEAGMAAAPKEAATQMTAAYDAYTQAMKKAGVWVGGERLKPTSAATSVRVAGGKTNVLDGPYADTKEQLAGFYMIEAEDADAAISWASRCPGASTGTLEVRPIWAHADYLPR from the coding sequence ATGCAGTATTTGCTTCTCATCTATGGGAACGAAGCCGGGATGGCAGCCGCGCCAAAGGAAGCCGCAACCCAGATGACCGCGGCGTATGACGCCTACACCCAGGCGATGAAGAAGGCCGGCGTGTGGGTTGGCGGCGAGAGATTGAAGCCAACGAGCGCCGCGACGTCTGTCCGGGTGGCCGGCGGCAAGACCAATGTGCTCGATGGTCCCTATGCCGACACCAAGGAACAGCTCGCCGGCTTCTACATGATCGAGGCCGAGGATGCGGACGCGGCGATTTCCTGGGCGTCACGCTGCCCTGGAGCCAGCACCGGTACACTGGAAGTGCGGCCGATCTGGGCGCACGCGGACTACTTGCCGCGATGA
- a CDS encoding TAXI family TRAP transporter solute-binding subunit, whose protein sequence is MSHFRTKFVAASALALSLGLGAVSAKAQEFINVLTGGTSGVYYPLGVALSEIYGKGIEGARAQVQATKASVENLNLLQQGKGEIAFALGDSVKLAAEGNTEAGYPGKLDKLRGIAAIYPNYIQIVASQESGIKTLADLKGKSLSVGAPASGTELNARAIFAAAGLKYEDLGRVEYLPFAESVELIKNRQLDATLQSAGLGVASIRDLATSLPINVVAVPAEDVAKIGAPYLSVVIPKGTYEGQGEDVATAAVGNFLITRADVSDETAYQMTKLLFEHLDQLAAAHAAAKAIDPAKALDGMPVPLHPGAERYYKEKGLIK, encoded by the coding sequence ATGTCCCATTTCAGAACGAAGTTTGTTGCGGCAAGCGCGCTGGCGCTTTCGCTTGGCCTGGGCGCGGTGTCGGCCAAGGCGCAGGAATTCATCAATGTGCTGACCGGCGGTACGTCGGGTGTTTATTACCCGCTCGGCGTCGCTCTGTCGGAAATCTACGGCAAGGGCATAGAGGGCGCCCGCGCCCAGGTGCAGGCAACGAAGGCCTCGGTCGAAAACCTCAACCTCTTGCAGCAAGGCAAGGGCGAGATTGCCTTCGCGCTTGGCGATTCCGTCAAGCTGGCGGCGGAGGGCAACACCGAAGCCGGCTACCCCGGCAAGCTCGATAAGCTGCGCGGCATCGCCGCCATCTATCCTAACTATATCCAGATCGTTGCCAGCCAGGAGTCCGGCATCAAGACGCTGGCTGATCTCAAGGGCAAGAGCCTGTCGGTCGGTGCGCCGGCCTCCGGCACCGAGCTCAACGCGCGTGCCATCTTCGCCGCCGCCGGGCTGAAATACGAGGATCTCGGACGGGTGGAATACCTGCCCTTCGCCGAATCGGTGGAGCTGATCAAGAACCGCCAGCTCGACGCCACCTTGCAATCGGCCGGGCTCGGCGTCGCCTCGATCCGCGACCTCGCCACCTCGCTGCCGATCAATGTCGTTGCGGTGCCGGCCGAGGATGTCGCCAAGATTGGCGCGCCCTATCTCTCCGTGGTCATTCCCAAGGGCACCTATGAGGGCCAGGGCGAGGATGTCGCGACCGCCGCCGTCGGCAATTTCCTCATCACCCGAGCCGATGTTTCCGACGAGACGGCCTATCAGATGACGAAACTGCTGTTCGAGCATCTCGACCAGCTCGCCGCCGCCCACGCCGCCGCCAAGGCGATCGATCCAGCCAAGGCGCTGGACGGCATGCCGGTGCCGCTGCATCCCGGCGCCGAGCGCTACTACAAGGAAAAAGGGCTCATCAAGTAG